In the genome of Candidatus Sericytochromatia bacterium, the window GCCTTCCAAGCAGGTTGTTGCGGGTTCGAGTCCCGTCTCCCGCTCCATTTTGCGCCCGTAGCTCAGCTGGATAGAGCATCCGCCTTCTAAGCGGACGGTCGCGCGTTCGAGTCGCGCCGGGCGCGCTGTTCTTCAATTCGATTGCGGCGCGGACCGGTGCGCGCCCCCGGCCGGGAACGCCAGTGTGGGGGTTCGGCGCGTGCGTTCAGCCGTCTTCATCGGCATTGACCTTGGTTGGGCAGCCCGCAGTCCGAGCGGGGTCGCAGCCTTGCGCGGCGATGCAAATGCCGCCCACCTGCTGGAAATCGGCACGCGGAGCAGCGATGCGCAGATTCTGGAGTTCATTCTCCAGCACGCGGCCGACGGCCCAGCCATCGTGGCGGTCGACGCGCCTCTGCAGGTGCCCAACGAAATCGGCACGCGCCCGGGGGATCGGGCCATTAGCGCCGACTTTCGCCGCTATCAGGCCGGCACCTACCCCGCCAATCGCCGCCTCCTGGCGGAAAACGGCGTGGTGAGGGGCGAAGCCCTGGTATCCGCCCTCGCGCCGCATGGCTTTGCCCATCGGGAGGTCATTGTCCCCGGCCACGAGGGGCGTCAGGTACTGGAGGTTTATCCACACACCGGAATGGTGGGCGTCTTCGACTTGCCTCGCATCCTGCGCTACAAGGACAAGCCGCGCCGTTCCCGTGAGGAGCGCCTCAGCGAGTGGAAGCGCTATCAGTCGCTCTTGCTGGGCCTGCAGACGGCCGAGCCCGCCCTGAAGGGCCAGCAGGTGTGGTGCGACAGGGATGTCTCGCTCCTGCGGGGGGCGCCGTTAAAGGCATACGAGGATGCCACCGACGCCCTATTTTGCGCCTATATCGCCCTGTTCGGATTCCGCTGGGGACCTGCACGCTGCCGCAGCTACGGTTCGCTGGAAGAGGGTTATGTTTTCACCCCGATCCCGCCCAACTGGTAGGCCCTTCCGGACGTGACGGCCCGACGCTTTCGTCGGGCCCCCCTTGCAGGCACGATGGCCTATCTGCCTTCCGGAAAGCTAGGTGCGCGGCGCGGCCCCACGCTCGTGCGAGGCGGACAGCCGCCCCCACTCATCCGAAATGCCCGAGGCCACCCGCAGCGGCAGGATGATGCGCTGTCCCGGATAGATCAGCCAGGGGTTGCGAATGATATGACGATTGACGGCGAAGATCTTGGGCCACTTGGAAGGATCCCCGAGATGCATCCGCGCGATCGCCCAGAGCGTGTCACCAGGCTGCACCACGTGGACCCGCGCCCCCGCCGCCGCCATCGCCGCGGAGGTCCGTGGAATCTTGAGCACCGTTCCAACCTTCAACCAGTGTGGATCCACCAGCTGGTCACGATTGGCATAGTATATGGTCGTCCAGAGAGCCTCGCTCCCGAGTTCGCGCAGTGCGATCGCGGAGAGCGTGTCGCCAGGTTCCACCACATATCGAACGGCACGACGGTGAGAGACGGCATAGGAGGGAGGCGGCGCCCCCCGGCGATGGGCGGCGTGCCCGGAGCCGCCGTGAGCCGACGCCGCGGGTGAACGACCGGTGGCAGAGGCCCCGTGGCCCTGCGCTTGACCGTGCCAGGCGCCGCCGCTGTGCGGCGCATGAGCCCCCGACCGCGGCGCCTGACGGGAGGCTGGCGCATGACCGGAATGGGGCGCCTGGTGGCCCTTCGGGGCGTGACCGGCCGGACCTGCGTGCCCCTTGCCAGCACCCCCATGGGTCGCCGGCCGGGCTGGGAAGCCGGGCGGCTCGGCTGGCGCCGGCGCGCGGCGGAGCCGGACAGGCGGCGACACTTCGGGTTCGGCGCCCAGATCATCCATCGGCATGCCATCGGGCGGGTGACCTTCCGGCAGGTGCCCATCAGGGCCGCCGTCAGCGCCATCGTCCAAGGCAGCGACCTGGACAGCGGTGGGCTTGTGCGGAATCAGACGCGGCGCCCCTGGGAGCTTGACGCTGATCGATGGGGGAGCCACCGCCGCCGTGGGTCCCTCCCCGAGGGGGCCCTGCGGGAGCTGGGGCGATGCTGGAGGAGCAACGGCCACCTGCGGCCCCTGAAAGGCCCGCGGTAGCGGGAAAGGCAAGAAGGGTTGGGCCGCCCCGACCACGGGCGCGGTGCGCGGGGCCAGGCGCAAGCCCGGGTGGCCGAGCGAAGCGGCCCCATCAGGCTGGGTCTCGCGCAACGCGGTGCGAACGGGCGCCTTGACGATGGTGGGAAGCTGAGGCTTCTGCGGTGCGTTGGGATCGGCTTCGGGCGTTTCCCTGGTCGCCAGCGCGGTCAAGCGCGGCGGGGCCGCCGGCAACTTGGGCTCGTCCGAGACGGGCAAGCCCTTGAGCGGCGGCTCCGCGGGGCCCGGCTGGGAAATGGCCACCGGGGCCGCCACAGGCGCAGCGACCGGCGTATCATTGGGCTGGCCGAGCAAGGCCAGGGCGTCCGGCGTCTCCCCGGCAGGAGGCTGGGATTGTCCGTCGGGCGTGCCCGCCGTCCCGGCTGGCGTTTCAGTCGGCGAGGTCCCATCAGGCTTCCCGGAGGACGGAGCTGGATTCAGTTCCGGCGCCGTCGCCAAGGCGGCCAGATCGTCACGCATCACCACCCGCAGCGCACGCGGCGCCTTGGTGTCGGAGGAGGCCACCTTGGCGACCTGTTTCTGCGCACGCGAACTGGGGGCGGTGTCGAACAAGGACCGCGCCTCGTCGAGCAGGGCCTTGGCCAGCACCACTTCCTCGGCGCGTTCCGACTTGACGTCGGCCGTCGCGACCTTGGCCACGCGCTTCTGGGCGCGCAAAGTGGGCGTCTCGACAGCCGGCACGGGGACCTGCGCCGTCACGGCAGGAACCTTGTCCAGCGCACGCGCCTTGGCCACCCGGGACGTTTTCGGGGCGGCAGGCGGGGTCAACGGGTCAAGCCCCGGACGGGCGGGCGGCGCGATTACCGCCTGGCCCGCTGGCCGAGGCAGAGCCGCCAGGGTCAGCGCCTCCGGGTTGGTGGAGGGCGAGGGCGAGGGCAGTTCCCGCACGATCAGCGGGGGCTCGAACAGGTCCGGCGTGGGCGAAGGCGCAGGCCGAACCGCGGCCACTGGCTTCGGCGTCGGCTTGGGAGCCGCCGCCACCCCAGCGGGGGTAGGTTTCGGCGCCGCGACCACCTCGGGTTGCGGCGCGGGGGACGGCTTTGCCGCCACCACTGTACCCTCCGCACCTTTCGGTGCAGTCTGAGCCTCAGAGTAGGGTGCCCGCGGCCTGGCATGTTCCAGCGCGAGACTGAACAACCGCTCGGCCGGATCCTCGGCATCCGCGCTGGAACGACTCGCCTGACGTGGGCTGGCGCCTCCCAGCTTGAAGCCGTTGGCGCGGGCTCCCGCATCGGCAAACTTCCGCATACCCACCATGCTGCGGCCGGATAGCTTGGAGCCTTCCAGCAACTGCAAGGGATAACCCTCGCGCTCGAGGCTCAGCACGCCTTCACGCGCCAACTCCTGAGCCAGCTGCACCTGGCCCCTGGCATCCGTCACGCCGACCACTTCGTCCGAAACGGTCTTGACCCGGACGCCCGACAGCGGCTTGCCGCTGCCCACATCCATGACCCGCAAGATCAGCGACGCGCTCTCCTGGGCGCCACGCACCACGGCCTGCGAGTCCGTCTGGGCGCTGGCCGGCGCACTGCTGAGCAGGGCGCCGCCAATCGCGAGCGCGAACATGGTGGCCACGCGCGCTGCGGCCTGACGCCGGCGCGAGACGGAGGGCAAGTGACGCAACCGCACGGCGCGATCGCGACGCAAGCGACGCAGGTCGATATGCGCCTCGCAGCCCAATTCCCCCAGGCGCCGCAGCAGGATCGGGGCCGTGCCGGGGCGATCGCCCAGGAAGCGCTGCAAAGCGTCGAACTCGTCCTGCAACGAATGTTCGTCAGGACCGAGCAGCAGACGCCCTTCCGGGATCTGAGCAGTATCGCGTTTACGTCTTCTTTTGCGGGGTGCCATCTTGCGGTCCTTGCCTTCAACGCTCGCGAAGCGCCGTGACCCTGGCCCGGGTCAAAGGTTTGAGGAAATACTCCAGGACGGTCCGTCGGCCTGTCTGAATATCGACCTCTGCTATCATACCCGGGATGATGGGCAAATTCCCCGAAGGGCCCGTC includes:
- a CDS encoding LysM peptidoglycan-binding domain-containing protein, which codes for MAPRKRRRKRDTAQIPEGRLLLGPDEHSLQDEFDALQRFLGDRPGTAPILLRRLGELGCEAHIDLRRLRRDRAVRLRHLPSVSRRRQAAARVATMFALAIGGALLSSAPASAQTDSQAVVRGAQESASLILRVMDVGSGKPLSGVRVKTVSDEVVGVTDARGQVQLAQELAREGVLSLEREGYPLQLLEGSKLSGRSMVGMRKFADAGARANGFKLGGASPRQASRSSADAEDPAERLFSLALEHARPRAPYSEAQTAPKGAEGTVVAAKPSPAPQPEVVAAPKPTPAGVAAAPKPTPKPVAAVRPAPSPTPDLFEPPLIVRELPSPSPSTNPEALTLAALPRPAGQAVIAPPARPGLDPLTPPAAPKTSRVAKARALDKVPAVTAQVPVPAVETPTLRAQKRVAKVATADVKSERAEEVVLAKALLDEARSLFDTAPSSRAQKQVAKVASSDTKAPRALRVVMRDDLAALATAPELNPAPSSGKPDGTSPTETPAGTAGTPDGQSQPPAGETPDALALLGQPNDTPVAAPVAAPVAISQPGPAEPPLKGLPVSDEPKLPAAPPRLTALATRETPEADPNAPQKPQLPTIVKAPVRTALRETQPDGAASLGHPGLRLAPRTAPVVGAAQPFLPFPLPRAFQGPQVAVAPPASPQLPQGPLGEGPTAAVAPPSISVKLPGAPRLIPHKPTAVQVAALDDGADGGPDGHLPEGHPPDGMPMDDLGAEPEVSPPVRLRRAPAPAEPPGFPARPATHGGAGKGHAGPAGHAPKGHQAPHSGHAPASRQAPRSGAHAPHSGGAWHGQAQGHGASATGRSPAASAHGGSGHAAHRRGAPPPSYAVSHRRAVRYVVEPGDTLSAIALRELGSEALWTTIYYANRDQLVDPHWLKVGTVLKIPRTSAAMAAAGARVHVVQPGDTLWAIARMHLGDPSKWPKIFAVNRHIIRNPWLIYPGQRIILPLRVASGISDEWGRLSASHERGAAPRT
- a CDS encoding DUF429 domain-containing protein, whose product is MRSAVFIGIDLGWAARSPSGVAALRGDANAAHLLEIGTRSSDAQILEFILQHAADGPAIVAVDAPLQVPNEIGTRPGDRAISADFRRYQAGTYPANRRLLAENGVVRGEALVSALAPHGFAHREVIVPGHEGRQVLEVYPHTGMVGVFDLPRILRYKDKPRRSREERLSEWKRYQSLLLGLQTAEPALKGQQVWCDRDVSLLRGAPLKAYEDATDALFCAYIALFGFRWGPARCRSYGSLEEGYVFTPIPPNW